From Homalodisca vitripennis isolate AUS2020 unplaced genomic scaffold, UT_GWSS_2.1 ScUCBcl_5792;HRSCAF=12691, whole genome shotgun sequence, one genomic window encodes:
- the LOC124373512 gene encoding uncharacterized protein LOC124373512, producing MCWKPRASKPEVEAGCGSTNVGSPLREDRHRDIAGPFPVTDAGNKYLLVAMDYFTRNGQKYMPYQTRRHLLLAGCLVNDSRLPVRGTPVSYTATKGRTSVLSILMRDVLQRLGVHKTRTTPLHPQSDGMVERYIKTLHLKVASDKMKARYDRTSQLSWIPGEQLWFWLYSPLRRKG from the exons ATGTGCTGGAAGCCGAGGGCCTCAAAACCAGAAGTCGAGGCAGGATGCGGCAGTACAAACGTTGGATCACCCCTTCGAGAGGATCGCCATCGCGACATCGCTGGACCATTTCCCGTGACAGACGCAGGGAATAAATATCTCCTGGTGGCCATGGATTACTTCACGCGAAATGGCCAGAAGTATATGCCATACCAAACCAGGAGGCATCTACTGTTGGCAGGATGCTTGGTGAACGACTCTCGTCTGCCGGTACGGGGTACCCCCGTGAGCTACACAGCGACCAAGGGACGAACTTCGGTTCTATCTATCTTGATGAGGGATGTTCTTCAGCGTCTGGGAGTGCATAAGACACGGACAACCCCGCTTCACCCGCAATCCGATGGGATGGTTGAAAGATACATCAAGACTCTC CACCTGAAGGTCGCCAGTGACAAGATGAAGGCTCGCTACGACCGAACAAGCCAACTCAGCTGGATTCCAGGAGAACAACTTTGGTTTTGGCTCTACAGTCCCCTGCGGAGGAAGGGAAG